One part of the Orenia metallireducens genome encodes these proteins:
- a CDS encoding GH36-type glycosyl hydrolase domain-containing protein, translating to MAEERCKAWEFIGKNGEFRLEEADKSSYLYFPLSNEAGMMSVVTPKLHGDIKTSQNTFALMPVSVEDLHNTKSARNFWLNIDDEIIWSATGNSAQQIALHFNPEDEKVTVEAGLLWHKVIRENEKLGIKSEITSFVPANDDTVELMEVKITNIGEKDKKITPTAAIPIYGRSADNLRDHRHVTSLLHRIKTIDSGIVVNPTLSFDERGHQINDVSYGVLGSNQNGERPVGFCPIVEDFIGEGGNLEWPKAIVKNLDVYCQAGKELEGFESIGGLRFKDTILKAGEEESYIIAIAIGENVDIVDSLAEKYLNKDLFDNYLSQNRAYWEEKINKVQFKSGNPDYDNWMKWVTLQPILRRIYGCSFLPHHDYGRGGRGWRDLWQDCLALLLMEPEGVRDLLLNNFAGIRIDGSNATIIGSKPGEFIADRNNISRVWMDHGSWPFLTTKLYIDQSGDIDFLLEGQTYFKDAQIYRSKRNDENWEPEDGNKLLDREGNIYKGSILEHMLVQHLTLFFNVGEHNNFKLEGADWNDGLDMAEERGESVAFTALYASNLLEMANLLRELAERREINKLEIAREMKLLLDTLNNKVDYDSVEAKHKLLGQYFDSCVSRVSGDKVEISIEELANDLKVKGNWIIDHLRKNEWIKNNEGYEWFNGYYDNDGKRLEGDHPLGTRMTLTGQVFTIMGGVATDEQVEKIVKAADHYLKDDIVGGYRLNTNFKELKTNLGRLFGFAFGHKENGAMFSHMAVMYGNALYQRGFAKEGYEVINSIYRHCKEFKTSRIYPGIPEYINQRGRGLYHYLTGSASWLLLTEVTQVYGVRGELGNLVLNPKLLKKQFDNEGNANIYTLFANRPINVIYKNQKELEFGEYNIIDIIINDEEINFEIKDQSAIIKKELIERLSLDDVNEIEVILG from the coding sequence ATGGCAGAAGAAAGATGCAAAGCTTGGGAGTTTATTGGAAAGAATGGGGAGTTTAGATTAGAAGAAGCAGATAAGAGTAGTTATCTCTACTTTCCCTTAAGCAATGAAGCGGGGATGATGTCTGTGGTTACTCCTAAGCTACATGGAGATATTAAGACAAGTCAGAATACTTTTGCTTTAATGCCAGTTTCTGTGGAGGACTTGCATAATACTAAATCAGCTAGAAACTTCTGGTTGAATATAGATGATGAGATAATATGGTCTGCTACAGGGAATTCAGCGCAGCAGATAGCTCTACATTTTAATCCCGAAGATGAGAAGGTTACTGTAGAAGCTGGCTTATTGTGGCATAAGGTTATTAGAGAGAATGAGAAGTTGGGAATTAAATCGGAAATAACTAGTTTTGTTCCAGCTAATGATGATACAGTAGAGTTGATGGAGGTTAAAATCACCAATATAGGAGAGAAAGATAAGAAGATAACTCCTACAGCAGCCATACCTATCTATGGTCGGTCAGCTGATAATCTACGAGATCATCGACATGTGACCTCTTTGTTACATAGGATTAAGACTATAGATAGTGGTATAGTTGTCAACCCAACACTATCCTTTGATGAGCGGGGGCATCAAATTAATGATGTAAGCTATGGAGTTTTAGGGTCGAATCAAAATGGAGAAAGACCTGTAGGGTTCTGCCCAATTGTAGAGGATTTTATTGGCGAAGGTGGAAATTTGGAGTGGCCAAAAGCTATTGTTAAGAATTTAGATGTCTATTGCCAAGCAGGAAAAGAATTAGAAGGCTTTGAATCTATTGGAGGACTAAGGTTTAAAGATACTATATTAAAAGCTGGAGAAGAAGAATCGTATATAATCGCTATAGCTATTGGTGAAAACGTTGATATTGTGGATAGCTTGGCAGAAAAGTACTTAAATAAGGACTTATTTGATAATTATCTAAGTCAAAACAGAGCTTATTGGGAAGAGAAGATTAATAAAGTACAATTTAAATCTGGTAATCCAGATTATGATAACTGGATGAAATGGGTTACTTTACAACCGATTTTAAGAAGAATTTATGGTTGTTCCTTCCTTCCACATCATGATTATGGTCGTGGGGGAAGAGGATGGAGAGATTTATGGCAAGATTGTTTAGCTCTTCTGTTGATGGAGCCAGAAGGGGTAAGGGATTTATTATTGAATAATTTTGCAGGGATTAGAATTGATGGGAGTAATGCTACTATTATTGGTTCTAAGCCAGGAGAGTTTATTGCTGATAGAAATAATATTAGTAGGGTATGGATGGATCATGGCTCTTGGCCATTCTTAACTACTAAGTTATATATCGACCAGAGTGGAGATATAGACTTCTTATTAGAAGGGCAGACCTACTTTAAAGATGCTCAGATCTATCGTTCTAAGAGGAATGATGAAAACTGGGAGCCTGAAGATGGTAATAAATTATTAGATAGAGAAGGTAATATTTATAAAGGAAGTATTTTAGAGCATATGTTAGTTCAGCATCTGACATTATTCTTTAATGTAGGAGAGCATAATAACTTTAAGCTAGAGGGTGCTGACTGGAATGATGGTTTAGATATGGCTGAAGAACGAGGAGAGAGTGTAGCTTTTACGGCTTTATATGCTAGTAATTTATTGGAGATGGCTAATTTATTACGTGAGTTAGCAGAAAGAAGGGAGATTAATAAATTAGAGATTGCCAGAGAGATGAAGCTCTTATTAGATACATTAAATAATAAAGTAGATTATGATTCAGTAGAAGCTAAGCATAAGCTATTAGGTCAATATTTTGATAGCTGTGTTAGTAGAGTTTCAGGTGATAAGGTTGAGATTTCTATTGAAGAATTGGCTAATGATTTAAAGGTAAAGGGTAATTGGATTATAGATCATCTGCGGAAGAATGAATGGATTAAAAATAATGAAGGTTATGAATGGTTTAATGGTTATTATGACAATGATGGGAAGCGCCTAGAGGGTGATCATCCATTAGGTACAAGAATGACTTTAACAGGACAGGTATTTACTATTATGGGTGGGGTTGCTACTGATGAGCAGGTAGAGAAGATTGTTAAAGCTGCTGATCATTATTTAAAAGATGATATAGTTGGTGGATATCGTTTAAATACCAACTTTAAAGAGTTAAAGACCAATCTAGGAAGGTTGTTTGGCTTTGCTTTTGGGCATAAAGAGAATGGAGCAATGTTCAGTCATATGGCTGTAATGTATGGAAATGCCCTTTATCAACGTGGTTTTGCCAAAGAGGGCTATGAGGTTATAAATTCTATTTATAGACATTGTAAAGAATTTAAGACAAGTAGAATATATCCTGGTATACCAGAGTATATTAATCAACGCGGAAGAGGTCTATACCACTACCTGACAGGTTCTGCTAGCTGGCTGTTGTTAACAGAAGTAACTCAAGTTTATGGAGTTAGAGGGGAGTTAGGCAACTTAGTCTTGAACCCTAAATTATTAAAGAAGCAGTTTGATAATGAGGGGAATGCCAACATCTATACTCTTTTTGCTAATCGACCTATAAATGTAATCTATAAGAACCAAAAGGAGCTTGAATTTGGTGAGTATAATATTATAGATATTATAATAAATGATGAAGAGATTAATTTTGAAATAAAGGATCAATCTGCAATAATTAAAAAAGAGTTAATAGAAAGATTATCTTTAGATGATGTTAATGAGATAGAGGTTATCTTGGGTTAA
- a CDS encoding carbohydrate binding domain-containing protein, translated as MNRLFSKKGFAVLIFLVIGLVAVVGCNGNEVKGDMSKLTVSITDVDSADSLTATVKILKGGKEVGNKEGSNVQFNLAQGNYTVEVIDEAYERWTKDISIITDSILDAKLNALNLVGNGTFDQALSDAVPADGSGDLPQGSVDTEGSWIYFQGAGGSGNATIQDGAIKVDVSQNDAGYSVQLLQGPLTLTRGSKYKVQFKAKASSEMDLTVKVGGVADANWGAYLQKNESLTSEWTTYELNFTMETETNKNSRFEFWLLNPGTYYIDDVSLIKTGEVELVDEGSLTEADEDKVENWKLVKEYSFDSKVDLADWRFEVGNGQAKGIPGWGNAELEYYTDGENAEIVDGKLVLTAKEEKRSDEYGTYNYTSTRMITQDKFEFTYGRVEIRAKLPEGQGIWPAIWMLGADIAENPWPDCGEIDIMELVGYEPSTVHGTIHGSGPSKGSAYTLEEGKFSDDFHEFALEWDEDEIEWYVDDTLYHVANAAEVGSTWVFDHPFFLILNIAVGGNWPGNPDASTRFPQTMEIDYIKIFEDTNSESITGQEVWNSEYEDNYDGNHSSEEPNATSVKAGVIVNGSFDNEIADKLGVLGNWYVWSGEGGAVSDYGVEDGEFKIDVTALGGQTWAIQFVQNLKLDKGDYKVSFKARAEDDRDIIVMVQEDGGAWTVYGETKPTLTSDMTEYSFDVSMSRDDSPKLVFSLGKTEDGRPTTIYIDDVSIEEVN; from the coding sequence ATGAATAGATTATTTTCTAAGAAGGGATTTGCTGTACTAATATTTTTAGTAATTGGCTTAGTAGCTGTGGTAGGATGTAATGGTAATGAGGTTAAAGGAGATATGTCTAAATTGACAGTAAGCATTACTGATGTTGATTCCGCAGATAGCCTAACAGCTACTGTAAAGATTTTAAAGGGTGGTAAAGAGGTAGGAAATAAAGAAGGAAGTAATGTACAATTTAATTTAGCGCAGGGCAACTATACAGTTGAGGTTATTGATGAGGCTTATGAAAGATGGACAAAGGATATATCTATAATAACTGATTCAATATTAGATGCTAAATTAAATGCCCTTAATCTAGTGGGCAATGGTACTTTTGATCAAGCATTATCAGATGCAGTACCAGCTGATGGTAGTGGAGACCTTCCTCAAGGAAGCGTAGACACAGAAGGTAGTTGGATCTATTTCCAAGGTGCTGGTGGCTCTGGCAATGCTACTATACAGGATGGAGCTATTAAAGTTGATGTAAGCCAAAATGATGCAGGATATTCTGTACAATTATTACAAGGTCCACTTACTTTAACTAGAGGAAGTAAGTATAAGGTTCAATTTAAGGCTAAAGCTAGTTCTGAGATGGATTTAACTGTTAAGGTTGGTGGAGTAGCAGATGCAAATTGGGGAGCTTATCTTCAAAAAAATGAAAGCTTAACAAGTGAATGGACTACTTATGAATTAAACTTCACAATGGAAACAGAGACAAATAAGAATAGCCGGTTTGAGTTCTGGCTACTAAATCCTGGAACCTACTATATAGATGATGTTAGTTTAATTAAGACTGGGGAAGTAGAACTAGTAGATGAGGGGTCATTGACTGAAGCAGATGAAGATAAGGTAGAGAATTGGAAACTTGTTAAAGAGTATAGTTTTGATTCTAAGGTAGACTTAGCTGATTGGAGATTTGAAGTAGGAAATGGTCAGGCTAAGGGTATCCCAGGCTGGGGTAATGCTGAATTAGAGTATTATACTGATGGTGAAAATGCAGAGATAGTAGATGGTAAATTAGTACTTACAGCTAAAGAAGAGAAAAGAAGCGATGAGTATGGAACTTATAACTATACTTCTACAAGAATGATTACTCAAGATAAGTTTGAATTTACTTATGGTAGAGTGGAAATTAGAGCTAAACTTCCAGAAGGGCAAGGAATCTGGCCAGCTATTTGGATGTTAGGTGCTGATATAGCTGAGAACCCGTGGCCAGACTGTGGTGAGATTGATATTATGGAGTTAGTTGGTTATGAACCATCAACTGTTCATGGAACAATTCATGGTTCAGGACCGAGTAAAGGTAGTGCCTATACTTTAGAAGAAGGCAAATTCTCTGATGATTTCCATGAGTTTGCTTTAGAGTGGGATGAAGATGAGATTGAATGGTATGTAGATGATACTTTATACCATGTAGCCAATGCAGCAGAAGTAGGAAGCACTTGGGTATTTGATCATCCATTCTTTCTAATCTTAAATATTGCTGTTGGTGGAAATTGGCCAGGTAACCCTGATGCTAGTACAAGATTCCCACAAACTATGGAGATAGACTATATTAAGATTTTTGAAGATACAAATTCAGAGTCAATTACTGGTCAAGAAGTATGGAATAGTGAATATGAAGATAACTACGATGGAAATCATAGTTCAGAAGAACCTAATGCTACTTCAGTTAAAGCAGGTGTAATTGTTAATGGTAGCTTTGACAATGAAATTGCCGATAAATTAGGTGTTTTAGGCAACTGGTATGTATGGTCTGGTGAAGGTGGAGCAGTCAGTGACTATGGTGTAGAAGATGGTGAGTTCAAGATTGATGTTACTGCTCTTGGAGGTCAGACTTGGGCAATTCAATTTGTACAAAATTTAAAGTTAGATAAAGGAGATTATAAAGTCTCTTTTAAAGCAAGAGCAGAAGATGATAGAGATATAATAGTGATGGTACAAGAAGATGGAGGGGCATGGACTGTCTATGGTGAAACGAAGCCAACTTTAACTAGTGATATGACAGAGTATAGTTTCGATGTATCAATGAGTAGAGATGATAGTCCAAAATTAGTCTTCAGCTTAGGAAAGACTGAAGATGGAAGACCAACTACGATTTATATTGATGATGTAAGTATTGAAGAAGTTAATTAA
- a CDS encoding porin has protein sequence MKKISLLLTFVLICSLALPAFAETEIEFNGGLWFTFDEFTEVDGKPFYSMNGNTNIFGTGDWKQSTSDNGNDNREKFESQLVLNTKIKIDDIVTIDVGFESLTDEFVGYPNGTGATRVQEAPTVRDNPPVQLKDLTLTADTQYAKIIATNNFNYNFNERVLATQFEDNWGEMNPYGEGILVQTDIAGVATQGFIFQATKSQAGTASSAGDDIIVNNHETFKKADKLIYGADLKKDLAKGKVGALIINTHDKSSDEQGDNFDKDLDNLHLAINGEYSLTDKVTLNGEFITAQYGDDVTEVMNVHNLPYPSTDFGPEHIIGYDLSGAGAKEDTDIFEVGATVKPLPNLKVNTFYKNVGEDYIAVIGADHDMDSWFGDANFNYGDGNGYEKGLGLNVSYDLKTFFNPTLTLDLTNYEMTRSQLNNAQDDTEREIEAGVSFGDGPWSLGASYRIMTRENDDFDVDMEYNDFNVNGSYKLINDERLTADIHGDINYYTGDDKAINQNFSTETRFKLGAGSSYKLNELVTLTSSYDFGYATEDNDVIKDASGQQHLIKLGASYKITENTSFTVMYKYDNYNLDREATAEELQNSVYKKEAEHQWYDGGESWEHEPAEQGGYAWDYGPTIKNVAPTYSGYTTHEIKATYNINF, from the coding sequence ATGAAAAAGATTTCCTTATTACTTACTTTTGTGTTAATTTGTTCATTAGCGTTACCTGCTTTTGCAGAGACAGAGATTGAATTTAATGGAGGTTTATGGTTTACTTTTGATGAATTTACAGAGGTTGATGGTAAACCTTTTTATTCAATGAATGGTAATACTAATATCTTTGGAACTGGTGATTGGAAGCAATCTACAAGTGATAATGGAAATGATAATCGAGAGAAGTTTGAAAGTCAGTTAGTATTGAATACTAAAATCAAAATAGATGATATTGTAACAATTGATGTTGGTTTTGAATCACTGACAGATGAGTTTGTTGGTTATCCTAACGGTACTGGAGCAACTAGAGTACAAGAGGCTCCAACTGTAAGAGATAATCCTCCAGTCCAGTTAAAGGACTTAACTCTAACTGCCGATACTCAATACGCCAAAATAATAGCTACTAATAACTTTAATTATAATTTCAATGAAAGAGTTTTAGCTACTCAATTTGAAGATAACTGGGGAGAAATGAATCCTTATGGTGAAGGTATATTAGTACAGACTGATATAGCTGGAGTAGCTACTCAAGGATTTATCTTCCAAGCTACTAAGAGTCAAGCTGGTACTGCTAGTAGTGCTGGAGATGATATAATAGTTAATAATCATGAGACATTTAAGAAGGCAGATAAATTAATTTATGGTGCAGATTTGAAGAAGGATTTAGCTAAAGGAAAGGTTGGAGCTCTTATTATAAATACTCATGATAAAAGTTCTGATGAACAAGGTGACAACTTTGATAAAGACCTTGATAACTTACATTTAGCCATTAATGGTGAGTATAGTCTGACAGATAAAGTTACTTTAAATGGTGAATTTATCACTGCTCAATATGGTGATGATGTAACAGAGGTTATGAACGTACATAACCTTCCTTACCCATCAACTGATTTTGGCCCTGAACACATTATTGGTTATGATTTAAGTGGTGCAGGTGCTAAGGAAGATACTGATATATTTGAGGTTGGTGCTACTGTCAAGCCATTACCTAATTTAAAGGTTAATACTTTTTATAAGAATGTAGGAGAGGATTATATAGCTGTAATTGGTGCAGACCATGATATGGATTCTTGGTTTGGAGATGCTAACTTTAATTATGGAGATGGTAATGGATACGAGAAAGGTTTAGGTTTGAATGTAAGTTATGACTTGAAAACATTCTTTAACCCAACACTTACTTTAGATCTAACTAATTATGAGATGACTAGAAGCCAATTAAATAATGCCCAAGATGATACAGAAAGAGAGATTGAAGCTGGTGTATCCTTTGGAGATGGACCTTGGAGTTTAGGAGCTTCATATAGAATTATGACTAGAGAGAATGATGACTTTGATGTAGATATGGAATATAATGACTTTAATGTAAATGGTTCATATAAGCTAATTAATGATGAAAGATTAACAGCAGATATACATGGTGATATCAACTACTATACTGGTGATGATAAAGCTATTAACCAGAACTTCTCTACTGAAACTAGGTTTAAATTAGGAGCAGGAAGTAGCTATAAATTAAATGAATTGGTTACTTTGACTAGTAGTTATGACTTTGGTTATGCAACAGAAGATAATGATGTAATCAAAGATGCTAGTGGTCAACAACATTTAATTAAGTTAGGAGCAAGCTATAAGATTACTGAAAATACTAGCTTTACTGTAATGTATAAATATGACAACTATAATCTAGATAGAGAAGCTACTGCAGAAGAACTACAGAATTCAGTATATAAAAAAGAAGCAGAGCATCAATGGTACGATGGTGGAGAAAGTTGGGAACATGAACCTGCGGAACAGGGAGGTTATGCTTGGGATTATGGCCCAACTATCAAGAACGTTGCTCCAACTTATAGTGGATATACAACTCATGAGATTAAAGCTACTTATAATATAAACTTCTAA
- a CDS encoding methyl-accepting chemotaxis protein, with protein sequence MKIFNFLKSVDMISKLNSNKGFKIAFIAKLTVNKQFKVGFVSLLLIMLIVGFFVVSNTNQMKKDIEFLNSKLVPAVKIVTNVDSGLSKELKRIYGEEAGLSFSDSEGITDQKRFAQIGKNIERLKEYIQDEKVLKALNVLQSYNNNFAALNKERKDSTGMIRNMVLEDLSILENNISTVNEHLKEYNWNRLYKTFDQVIKQIEDNRQKVIIFNLIGMVITFVLGLTINKAINKVTNKIKDETYQAANKAEAVSNSAEDMKFIADKLEDKVTKSYEVIQNLMSGNNEISEAVEEVAIAIREVATGITELSEKAEFISLSGKSTYDTIQVTNQRIKSGAEIVNRASDVMGDLKISVSKINKISDKIMKITDQTNLLALNAAIEAARAGDAGRGFAVVAEEIKDLADESMEATKEVKKMTNEIEDVVKIVVNMMSKSSDKDDNVVNIFNDINNLVTDITNRMGEVTDSAQDQASASEQMSSWVEQISASSEEVSSQTQEALVSVQQMGGIIKELTNANTELYFKIKEQAKISKEQLYLINNVVEANYDLK encoded by the coding sequence ATGAAGATTTTTAACTTTTTAAAGTCGGTTGATATGATTTCAAAGTTAAATTCTAATAAGGGCTTTAAAATTGCTTTTATAGCAAAGCTAACTGTTAATAAGCAGTTTAAGGTTGGGTTTGTATCATTATTATTAATTATGCTCATTGTTGGCTTTTTTGTAGTCTCCAATACAAATCAGATGAAAAAAGATATTGAGTTCTTAAATTCTAAACTGGTTCCTGCAGTAAAAATAGTAACTAATGTTGATAGTGGATTATCCAAAGAGCTTAAGAGGATTTATGGAGAAGAGGCAGGATTATCTTTTTCAGATTCTGAAGGTATTACAGATCAAAAGCGTTTTGCTCAGATAGGAAAGAATATAGAAAGATTAAAAGAATATATACAAGATGAAAAAGTATTAAAAGCCTTAAATGTTTTACAGAGTTATAATAATAATTTTGCAGCATTGAATAAAGAACGGAAAGATAGTACAGGAATGATAAGAAATATGGTTTTGGAAGATCTAAGTATATTAGAGAATAATATCAGTACAGTTAATGAACATTTAAAAGAGTATAATTGGAATCGGTTATATAAGACTTTTGATCAAGTTATTAAGCAAATTGAAGATAATAGACAGAAGGTAATAATCTTTAATCTTATAGGGATGGTAATTACTTTTGTTTTAGGTTTAACTATCAATAAAGCTATTAATAAGGTTACTAATAAGATTAAGGATGAGACGTATCAAGCTGCTAATAAGGCAGAAGCAGTGAGTAATTCTGCTGAAGATATGAAGTTTATTGCTGATAAGTTAGAGGATAAAGTGACCAAAAGCTATGAAGTAATTCAAAATCTTATGTCTGGAAATAATGAGATATCAGAAGCTGTAGAGGAAGTAGCTATAGCTATTAGAGAGGTAGCAACGGGAATTACAGAATTATCAGAGAAAGCAGAGTTTATCTCTTTATCTGGAAAGAGTACTTATGATACTATACAAGTTACTAATCAAAGAATTAAATCAGGAGCAGAGATTGTCAATAGAGCATCAGATGTTATGGGAGATTTGAAGATTAGTGTAAGTAAGATTAATAAGATTTCAGATAAGATTATGAAAATAACAGATCAAACGAATTTATTGGCTTTAAATGCTGCAATTGAAGCAGCTAGAGCAGGAGATGCTGGTCGAGGTTTTGCGGTAGTAGCAGAAGAGATTAAGGATTTAGCTGATGAAAGTATGGAAGCAACTAAAGAGGTAAAGAAAATGACCAATGAAATAGAGGATGTTGTAAAGATAGTAGTAAATATGATGTCAAAGTCTAGTGACAAAGATGATAATGTAGTCAATATTTTCAATGATATTAATAATTTGGTTACTGATATTACTAATAGAATGGGGGAGGTTACTGACTCTGCTCAAGACCAAGCTAGTGCTAGTGAACAGATGAGTTCTTGGGTTGAACAAATCTCTGCCTCAAGTGAAGAGGTATCTAGTCAAACTCAGGAGGCGTTAGTTTCTGTACAGCAAATGGGTGGAATAATCAAGGAGTTAACCAATGCAAACACAGAATTATATTTTAAGATTAAAGAACAGGCTAAAATATCTAAAGAACAGCTGTATTTAATCAATAATGTGGTAGAAGCCAATTATGATTTAAAATAA
- a CDS encoding glycoside hydrolase family 30 protein, translating to MDLNKIKVIQTVKDTEDRLTEKDSLTFQKDYQENLPLIEINRNKKFQEVIGFGGAFTEAASSTLDQLSPQKRQEAIDAYFHPEKGINYTFCRTHINSCDFSLGNYAYTETPGDVELEDFTIERDRKSLIPLIKDALKTKGEDFKLFASPWSPPAWMKTNGRMNNGGSLKDEYREVWAKYFAKYIKEYQKEGIDIWGVTIQNEPMATTPWDNCIYTDEQERDFVKILGSTLKEEGLEDIKIIVWDHNKDIMKSRVDTIMSDPEAAKWVWGVGFHWYGPEDSESTVDNDVLDYTYETYQTNLVFTEGCNPYYNIDQDNLIGEWWTGEKYGRHIIADLNHWTVAWCDWNMYLNEEGGPNHVGNLCDAPIMADREKDILYYNTPYYYLGHFSKYILPGAKRIEWKSDIGELNITAFENTDGSIAVIVMNETDKEQTFTLKDGDRAVKVVSPAHSIQTLLY from the coding sequence ATGGATTTGAATAAAATCAAGGTAATCCAAACAGTAAAAGATACAGAGGATAGGTTAACAGAAAAGGATTCATTAACTTTTCAGAAAGACTATCAAGAGAATCTACCTTTGATAGAGATTAATAGGAATAAGAAGTTTCAGGAGGTTATTGGTTTTGGAGGTGCCTTTACAGAAGCAGCTTCTTCAACGCTAGATCAATTGAGTCCCCAAAAGCGTCAAGAAGCGATAGATGCTTATTTCCACCCAGAAAAGGGTATTAATTATACCTTTTGTAGAACTCATATCAATAGTTGTGATTTCTCTTTAGGCAATTATGCTTATACTGAAACCCCTGGTGATGTAGAGTTAGAAGACTTTACAATTGAAAGGGATAGAAAGTCTTTAATTCCCTTGATTAAAGATGCTTTAAAGACTAAAGGTGAAGATTTTAAACTATTTGCTTCTCCCTGGAGCCCTCCTGCTTGGATGAAGACCAATGGGAGAATGAACAATGGTGGAAGCTTAAAGGATGAATATAGAGAAGTATGGGCAAAGTACTTTGCTAAATATATCAAAGAGTATCAAAAAGAAGGTATAGATATTTGGGGAGTAACAATCCAAAATGAACCAATGGCAACAACTCCTTGGGATAACTGCATTTATACTGATGAACAAGAGAGGGACTTTGTTAAAATCTTAGGGTCAACATTAAAAGAAGAGGGTCTAGAAGATATTAAGATTATAGTCTGGGATCACAATAAAGATATTATGAAGTCAAGAGTAGATACTATTATGTCTGATCCTGAAGCTGCTAAATGGGTTTGGGGAGTAGGTTTTCATTGGTATGGTCCAGAAGATAGTGAGTCTACAGTAGACAATGATGTGTTAGACTATACTTATGAGACTTATCAGACTAACTTAGTATTTACTGAAGGATGCAACCCTTATTACAATATTGATCAAGATAATTTAATTGGCGAGTGGTGGACTGGTGAGAAGTATGGTAGACATATTATTGCTGATTTAAATCACTGGACTGTGGCATGGTGTGACTGGAATATGTACTTAAATGAAGAGGGTGGACCAAATCATGTAGGAAATCTTTGTGATGCACCTATCATGGCAGATAGGGAGAAGGATATTCTATATTACAATACGCCTTATTATTATCTGGGGCATTTTAGTAAATATATCTTGCCAGGTGCTAAAAGGATTGAATGGAAGTCTGATATAGGAGAATTAAATATTACTGCTTTTGAAAATACAGATGGAAGTATAGCAGTTATAGTGATGAATGAAACCGATAAAGAACAGACCTTTACATTAAAGGATGGAGATAGAGCTGTTAAAGTAGTAAGTCCAGCTCATTCTATTCAGACATTGTTATATTAA